The genome window CCGGTCATGCCGCCCAGGAAGACGTGGTCGCCGATGTGCACGTGGCCGGCCAGTTGCGTGCCGTTGGCCAGGATGATGTGGCTGCCCAGCTGGCAGTCGTGCGCCACGTGCACGTAGGCCATGATCCAGTTGTCATTGCCCAGGCGCGTCGCGCCGGCGTCCTGCACCGTGCCGGTATTAAGGGTGCAGCACTCGCGTATGGTGTTGCGGTCGCCGATCTCGAGGCGGGTGGGCTCGCCGGCGTACTTCTTGTCCTGCGGCTCGGCGCCGACCGAGCACGACGGGAAGAAGCGGTTGCCCCGCCCTATCGTCGTATGGCCGTCGATGACGCAATGCGGCCCGATCTCGGTATCGGCGCCTATGCGCACGTTCGGCCCGATCATGCTGAACGGGCCAACCGTCACGCTGTCGTCCAGCTGCGCGGCCGGGTCGACGAGTGCGGTGGGATGTATCCTCGCCACGAAAAGCTTCCGTCAGGGTTCTAGGATGCGCATGGTGCACATCAGGTCGGCCTCGGCCGCGACCTGTCCGTCCACCAGCGCCTTGCCGTTGTACTTCCAGATGCCGCGCGACGAACGTTCCACATTGACTTCCAGGCGGAGCTGGTCGCCCGGGACCACCGGCCGCTTGAAGCGGGCGCCGTCGATGCCGACGAAGTAGTACACGGTGTTGTCGTCGGGCTTCTTGCCGGCCGCGGTGAACGACGTGATGGCGGCCGCCTGGGCCATGGCCTCCAGGATCAGCACGCCCGGCATGACGGGGTGATGCGGGAAATGGCCGGTGAAGAACGGTTCGTTGATCGACACGTTCTTGATCGCGAGGATCGATTCCCCGGGCTTGACGTCGATGACCCGATCGATGAGCAGCATCGGATAGCGATGCGGCAAATGGTCGAGTATCCCCTTGATGTCCATTTCCATACAGATTCCAGTATTTGATGCGCGGCGGGCCGCTGCGGCGCCCACCCGCCTTTTACTTCTTTTCCAGCGCCTTGATACGCTTGGCCATCGTGGCCAGGTGCCTGACAGCGACGGCGTTGCGCTCCCACTGGGCGTGCTCGGTCATCGGGAAGAAACCAGTGTACTGCCCCGGCTTGTCGATGTTGCTGTGCACCGGGGTGGCCGCCGAGATGAAGACGTCGTCGCCGATCTTCAGGTGGCCGCCTATCATCGCGGCGCCGCCGATGGAGCAGCGCTGGCCGATGGTGGTCGATCCGGCGATGCCCACGCAGGCGGCCATCGCGGTGTGGTCGCCGATGCGGCAGTTGTGGCCGATCATGATCTGGTTGTCGATCTTGACGCCATTGCCGATGACGGTATCGTCCAGCGCGCCGCGGTCGATGGTGGTGTTGGCGCCGACCTCGACGTCGTCGCCGATGCGCACGCCGCCGAACTGCGGGATCTTGGTCCAGGCGCCCTTGGCCCGCGACGGATCCGGCGCGAAACCGAAGCCGTCGCCGCCGATGACCGCGCCGGACAGAACGATGCAGCGCGCTCCCATGCTGACCCCCCGGTACAGCGTGACGCGCGCATGCAATACCGTATCGGCGCCGATGCGACAGCCCTCGCCCACGACGCAGCCCGCGCCGATGCGGGCGCGCGGCCCGATCTCCGCGCCGGCCTCGATGACCGCGAGCGGCCCCACGTGGGCGCTGGAATCGATGCTGGCGCCGGGCGCGACGACGGCCGACGGGTGGATGGCGCCGGCGGGCTGGGGATGCAGCTGCCGGTCGAACCATTGCCCGATCCGGGCGAACAGCAGATAGGGCGAATTGCACACCACCAGCGGCAGCGCCTGGTCGGCGCGGCCGGCCTGCGCGAGGCTTTCGCGATAGGCTTGCGCCACCTCGGCCGTAACCAGCACGACCGCTGCCTGGGCATCGATCAGTTGCGACTGGTAACGAGGATTGGCGACGAAACTCAGTTCCCGCGGTCCCGCATGCTCGAGGTTCGCGATGCCCGCGACCACGACTTCGCCGCTGGGAAGCGCTTGCGCGCCCCCCGGCTCGATCGTCCACGTCAACCCGGTGGTATCGGTTTCGTCGAGCAGCCGTTGCAGCGCCGGCGCGGTCGTGTCAAGCAGGATGGGCATGCGAAGCTCGCGCGGACGACAGGAACATGCGAGAGCGGCGCAATTACTTGGCGCCGCTGTTCAGGGCCTTCAGGACCTTGTCGGTGATGTCGACGCGCGGGCTGACCACGACGGCTTCCTGGAAGATCAGGTCGTAGTTTTCCTGCTCGGCGATCTGCTTGATCACGCGGTTGGCGCGCTCGAGGATCTGCGAGAGTTCCTCGTTGCGGCGCTGGTTCAGGTCCTCCTGGAACTCGCGGCGCTTGCGCTGGAAGTCCTTGTCGAGGTCGCTCAGGTCGCGCTGGCGGCGGGTGCGGTCGGATTCGGACAGCACGGCGCTGTCCTTGTCCAACTGTTCCGACTGGGTGCGCAGGCGATTTGCCATGTCTTGCAGCTCGGCATCGCGCTTCTTGAAGTCGGCCTCGATCTTGGCCTGGGCCGCCTTGGCCGGGGCGGCGTCGCGGAAGATCCGCTCGGTGTTGACGAAGCCGATCTTGACCGGGGCCTGGGATGCCTGGGCATGAGCCGCGCCGACAGCGGCACTAGAAAGCACCAGAGCCGCCAGCACCCGGCCGGCACCCTTGACTGCAGAGGACGCGGTCAGACTGGTAGCAGATGTCGAAAACATGCGGATCATTTATTTCTCGCTAGGAAGGTAGTCGTGTATTTTGCCACTAATGGCGCCGGGCCGGGCAAGCGCCCGGGGCCTGGCCCTGGTAATTGGTTGTAGCAGAAAAATTCCCGGGCGGGCATAGGCCTTGCGGCCACCCGCCTCTTTCGCGTCGTCAGAACCCCGTGCCGATCTGGAAC of Pigmentiphaga sp. H8 contains these proteins:
- the lpxA gene encoding acyl-ACP--UDP-N-acetylglucosamine O-acyltransferase, whose protein sequence is MARIHPTALVDPAAQLDDSVTVGPFSMIGPNVRIGADTEIGPHCVIDGHTTIGRGNRFFPSCSVGAEPQDKKYAGEPTRLEIGDRNTIRECCTLNTGTVQDAGATRLGNDNWIMAYVHVAHDCQLGSHIILANGTQLAGHVHIGDHVFLGGMTGVHQFVKIGAHAMTSVHSTLLQDLPPFVTSSGSPARAVGINVEGLKRRGFTPAQVSGLRAAYKTLYRQNLTLDEARTALQAKRAEDPELDAPLSTLLAFLDTATRGIVR
- the fabZ gene encoding 3-hydroxyacyl-ACP dehydratase FabZ, which gives rise to MEMDIKGILDHLPHRYPMLLIDRVIDVKPGESILAIKNVSINEPFFTGHFPHHPVMPGVLILEAMAQAAAITSFTAAGKKPDDNTVYYFVGIDGARFKRPVVPGDQLRLEVNVERSSRGIWKYNGKALVDGQVAAEADLMCTMRILEP
- the lpxD gene encoding UDP-3-O-(3-hydroxymyristoyl)glucosamine N-acyltransferase; translated protein: MPILLDTTAPALQRLLDETDTTGLTWTIEPGGAQALPSGEVVVAGIANLEHAGPRELSFVANPRYQSQLIDAQAAVVLVTAEVAQAYRESLAQAGRADQALPLVVCNSPYLLFARIGQWFDRQLHPQPAGAIHPSAVVAPGASIDSSAHVGPLAVIEAGAEIGPRARIGAGCVVGEGCRIGADTVLHARVTLYRGVSMGARCIVLSGAVIGGDGFGFAPDPSRAKGAWTKIPQFGGVRIGDDVEVGANTTIDRGALDDTVIGNGVKIDNQIMIGHNCRIGDHTAMAACVGIAGSTTIGQRCSIGGAAMIGGHLKIGDDVFISAATPVHSNIDKPGQYTGFFPMTEHAQWERNAVAVRHLATMAKRIKALEKK
- a CDS encoding OmpH family outer membrane protein; its protein translation is MFSTSATSLTASSAVKGAGRVLAALVLSSAAVGAAHAQASQAPVKIGFVNTERIFRDAAPAKAAQAKIEADFKKRDAELQDMANRLRTQSEQLDKDSAVLSESDRTRRQRDLSDLDKDFQRKRREFQEDLNQRRNEELSQILERANRVIKQIAEQENYDLIFQEAVVVSPRVDITDKVLKALNSGAK